Part of the Macrobrachium nipponense isolate FS-2020 chromosome 19, ASM1510439v2, whole genome shotgun sequence genome, ctaaTTTATTTCGCTCATAAATACATGAtagagactgacagacagacagacagacctgtCATCTGTAAAGTCAAGATAGAAAATATCAGGAACTAGATCAAGGAACTTCGTCAGTAGAGAACTGAATAAAACTCAGTTGGGGGGAGGAAGTCCTTTCCTATTCCAAGAAGTAGGAGATGGTAAGGCTGGCAAGGTCTAGGATATCATCTATTTCCTGTCGTCATCCTCGTCGGAGTCGAAGGATCCCTGCTGGCCGTTGGCCCTGACGCCGTCGTCGCTGACGGGCACGGCGTTGGACTCCAGGACTCTGTAGCCGTCTTCGTCGGCGACGTACCTGACGAAGAACTCGGAGCCTTCGGGAGAAGTCCAgctgaaaatggaagaaaataaattctttaagttttttttttttttttttaattagccgtTGGGGAAGGATCGTGGAAAACAGCGACCCCGTCTAAGGATTAAGCTGAAGAAGAGGTCATAGTTAGAGAGGCTGTCCGGGAAGATCGAAGAAAGGAAGGGGCATGGAGTTAAAGTAAAAggttatgatttttgtttttttaaaagtagCCGTTGGAGAAGGATCGTGGAAAACGGCGATCTCGTCTAAGGATTAAGCTGAAGAAGAGATCATAGTTAGAGAGGCTGGACGGGAAGAttgaagaagggaagggaaacggaggtaaagtaaaaggctaaaaaatgtGGGTGCAGCTATGGGCTTCAAGAACGCAGACAATATCCTTTAGTATAGCCTACAGTGCTCCCCGTcagttgcactgacggcaatgAAGTTGATTGGAATAATCaataaaacagcaaaaaataaactacaataaATGTGAACCTGATGTCAATTGAATTGATGTCTCTCTTTACCTGTAGGTCCCAGTGATAACCTGGTCGTCATCGATGTCCTGGTCGTGATGGATGTCGTCAAGATCAAGGTCCAGGACAGAGTCTGGACGGGCGAAGGTCAGGGCAGCCACGAGACCCAAAAGAACgaagagctgaaaaaaaaaaaaaaaaaaaaaaaacgaaatgaattgggaaaatgaaCGATAACTATGTTCCAAAAGAAAGAGTTACTTAGTGATAATTAgattctcctatttttttttcataacttttaaaACGTTATTTAGACGTGGATTTGATTATCTCTGAAaactaaacgaaaaaaaaaaactgctgtctTAGAAATCTTATTTAGTAATAATTagattttactaatatttttataaCTTCTAAAACGTTATTCCAGTTCTCTGTGGAAATTAATGAATAGTATTTCGTTAAAACCTAGTCCATGAAACTCATTAATTCTGAcattatatacatgaatattagaagtatttaaatataatacgcaacttttattttaaaaaatgcataatgttttttaaaaaatatacgcaATGGTTTACAGATATAATATACGCACATATTACATAAAGTAAGACTCATTACTATGCGTTTTACTTTATGTAAATGTGCTTAtgcatctaaatatatattacgcatatttggaaaaataaacaTGGGGTATATTTAAGTAAACATTAAATATGCATGTGAAAAATTTTAGAATTAATGAGTTTGATAGATTAGACTTTAGCAAAATACTGTTACTCATTTGCACAGAGAACTGAAGTAGCGTTTTAGAAgttttaaaaaatagtaaaatataattaCTACTAAATAAGATTTCTAAGACAACGGTTCTTTCCCTTTTAGTTGTCAGAGATAATCAAATTAACTTTtataaagtgaaaaagaaaaaaaattttggtcaaaactcaataatcttaaaataaatatgaatttaagaCATAATTTCTTTTACAACTCTCTGATATAATACCATACTACCACGACATTCCTCTCTGTTGGTGTATCCGAGTCAAGAGGTCCACATCAGCCTTCCAAATCCTATTCCCGCTTTACCATACTTCCCTCAGTTCGAAAGCCTCTTATGGTATGAGTTAACTAAAactaaaccaacctaacctaaactagctGAACCTAACCTGAAGGTTATAAGATATGGATATTGGACAGTGAAAATGGGGTTATAATTTTAACATTAACACTTATGTTAAGTTACTTACAGTAAGCTTCATGATTGCAGGTAAGACAGAGACTGATGGAGCCTCTGAATTCGTCGCTCGTTTTATACAACTCATGACAGACAACTGGGCACAACTTTCACTGGG contains:
- the LOC135214002 gene encoding uncharacterized protein LOC135214002 — protein: MKLTLFVLLGLVAALTFARPDSVLDLDLDDIHHDQDIDDDQVITGTYSWTSPEGSEFFVRYVADEDGYRVLESNAVPVSDDGVRANGQQGSFDSDEDDDRK